A single window of Anopheles moucheti chromosome 2, idAnoMoucSN_F20_07, whole genome shotgun sequence DNA harbors:
- the LOC128299117 gene encoding uncharacterized protein LOC128299117 gives MLLTPGSKKWCYRQRTDLPALLLWSLCAVLCFKCSNATIYSEGGSVQWQDQADGGFASTPQKVLSRKRRFLTFPEGSSFQVVYDQTIPMIGIERLITIGITVALAYELPSITLNQIEQMLQENAAEGYIFPKMDENANNTILVDSKDSVTPARKNIFSYYYQTPAQPGGGGVGTGGSHINYYTAPDRRYDKFDRYGQRLPLWNQYLANRLPRPPYADPSRNDFGSIVNRYLQGWIRRHPPNYPMGKKRFYPVFGKRSIREDTAPLDRHFLHQHRATRHALYERIEQFLTAKGKHGHHCVLRALCESGQRSNDSEPDTFLKEILRAIFSLPATHESPTHQKHRVYDEAHAHAGNCTETYSYCEDSFWSSNFVF, from the exons ATGCTGCTCACGCCCGGTTCGAAGAAATGGTGCTACCGGCAGCGAACAGATCTACCCGCGCTGCTGCTGTGGAGTTTATGTGCGGTGCTGTGTTTTAAATGTTCCAATGCAACGATTTACAGCGAGGGTGGTTCGGTGCAATGGCAGGACCAAGCGGATGGAGGATTCGCCTCCACGCCGCAGAAGGTGCTGTCGAGAAAGCGACGGTTCTTGACGTTTCCTGAGGGAAGTTCCTTTCAAGTGG TTTACGATCAAACCATCCCGATGATTGGTATCGAGCGGCTCATTACGATTGGCATTACGGTGGCGCTTGCCTACGAGCTACCCAGCATCACCCTCAACCAGATCGAGCAGATGCTGCAAGAAAATGCGGCCGAAGGTTACATCTTTCCCAAGATGGATGAAAACGCCAACAATACCATCCTCGTCGACAGCAAGGACTCCGTCACACCGGCcaggaaaaacattttcagCTACTACTACCAAACACCGGCACAACCGGGCGGCGGCGGTGTGGGCACTGGGGGTAGCCACATCAATTACTACACCGCACCCGATCGACGTTACGATAAGTTTGATCGATACGGTCAACGTCTTCCCTTGTGGAATCAGTACCTGGCGAACCGGTTGCCCCGGCCACCGTACGCCGATCCGTCGCGCAATGATTTTGGAAGCATCGTTAACAG ATACCTCCAAGGTTGGATACGTCGCCATCCACCGAACTATCCGATGGGCAAAAAGCGATTCTACCCGGTGTTTGGTAAGCGCAGTATACGCGAGGATACCGCACCACTGGATCGGCATTTTCTCCATCAACATCGTGCAACGCGTCACGCACTGTACGAGCGGATAGAACAGTTCCTAACGGC AAAGGGAAAACATGGGCATCACTGCGTGCTGCGAGCGCTGTGTGAAAGTGGACAGCGCAGCAATGACAGCGAACCGGATACATTTTTAAAGGAAATTCTTCGTGCCATATTTAG TCTTCCAGCCACGCATGAATCACCAACTCACCAGAAGCATCGAGTGTACGATGAAGCTCACGCCCATGCCGGGAACTGTACGGAAACCTACTCGTACTGTGAGGACAGCTTTTGGTCGTCGAATTTTGTGTTCTAA
- the LOC128298321 gene encoding uncharacterized protein LOC128298321 produces MELKTLLLALTLSSGVLCTVYNQSESGELKHLTRKKRFLLFPPGANILLTSSFGKGMVFRGPAGYVAIGELDLYYPLPDYKYHASALRLGGIAMYPPEPKKPAPPPPPPAMPNPKKEEDHHHDGGELSPAEVEQYLKDHPGTWVPPGWGKERADWNANNLQYQSAPYWAQDRTQAQYQYSNTLDRYLGRNPDGSSGYYGWNERPYDRYRRSLLEQTFAEERSEEDERSKWLSGEAFNISHHSSWEHFHHYRDRRALFSHLEETIGAITGMHMKECILRSICEAKNMLPPPGRSMAMDIFRVLFSYPLNEALSDDYSNAMRDDNIDCRGRYGKACPMSLLELLLFGKFQT; encoded by the exons ATGGAGCTGAAAACGCTTTTACTTGCGCTAACGCTTAGCAGTGGTGTGCTTTGCACGGTGTACAATCAATCCGAGAGTGGCGAGTTGAAGCATCTCACGCGGAAGAAGCGATTCCTTTTATTTCCACCCGGTGCTAACATTCTG CTAACATCCTCATTTGGCAAAGGGATGGTATTTCGTGGTCCTGCTGGGTACGTTGCGATTGGTGAGCTTGATTTGTACTATCCGCTGCCGGACTATAAGTACCACGCGAGTGCTTTAAGACTGGGCGGCATTGCGATGTATCCACCGGAACCGAAAAAACcagctccaccaccaccacctccagcTATGCCAAACcccaaaaaggaagaagatcATCACCACGATGGGGGTGAGTTGTCACCTGCTGAGGTGGAACAGTATCTTAAAGATCATCCCGGAACCTGGGTACCACCGGGATGGGGCAAGGAACGGGCTGATTGGAACGCGAACAACCTCCAGTACCAGTCAGCGCCGTATTGGGCTCAGGACCGTACCCAGGCGCAGTACCAATACTCAAACACGCTAGATCGCTATCTGGGTCGCAATCCGGACGGTTCCTCCGGGTACTACGGATGGAACGAAAGGCCCTACGATCGCTATCGAAGATCCCTGCTCGAGCAGACGTTTGCCGAGGAACGGTCGGAAGAGGACGAACGTAGCAAGTGGTTGAGTGGGGAAGCGTTCAACATAAGCCATCACAGTAGCTGGGAACACTTTCACCATTATCGGGATCGAAGGGCACTGTTCAGCCATCTGGAGGAAACCATCGGCGCAAT CACCGGTATGCACATGAAGGAGTGCATTCTTCGGAGCATATGCGAGGCAAAGAACATGCTGCCACCACCGGGCCGGTCGATGGCAATGGACATCTTTCGTGTGCTGTTTAGCTACCCGCTCAACGAGGCGCTTAGCGACGATTACAGCAATGCGATGCGCGATGACAACATCGATTGCCGGGGACGATACGGCAAAGCGTGCCCGATGAGTCTGCTGGAGTTGCTTCTGTTCGGAAAGTTTCAAACATAA
- the LOC128298378 gene encoding uncharacterized protein LOC128298378: MRLEQFVGIFMMVTVGETTLSASDGFNQSSALDQQDALQNRPPTGPLWRDTEHGKVLSRRKRFIVFPEGSSFSVAVCMTIGLYGNPNYQFVSWALNWGIAYNLPNQTVSFQKEMAEPKPMVQRRFRRDLYQKLEVIMDSMGYDGRDCILRALCESSQYFGGKGSNMVAEMLRTLFSYPKQKVLSFEHADHRVYDEAHRKGRNMAPCQSLYGNCRFSLLELALGKYSTPYGFM, translated from the exons ATGAGGTTGGAACAGTTTGTTGGCATTTTTATGATGGTGACCGTCGGCGAGACGACACTGAGCGCATCCGATGGCTTTAACCAGAGCAGCGCGCTGGATCAGCAGGACGCGCTACAGAACCGACCACCGACCGGACCACTGTGGAGGGACACCGAGCATGGCAAGGTGCTGTCGAGAAGGAAGCGATTTATCGTCTTTCCCGAGGGTTCCAGCTTTTCC GTGGCCGTGTGCATGACGATCGGTTTGTACGGTAATCCCAACTACCAGTTCGTCAGCTGGGCCCTCAACTGGGGCATTGCGTACAATCTGCCGAATCAAACCGTCAGCTTTCAGAAGGAAATGGCCGAACCGAAACCGATGGTGCAGCGCCGCTTTCGGCGTGATCTCTACCAGAAGCTGGAGGTGATCATGGACAGCATGGGGTACGATGGGCGGGATTGCATTCTGAGGGCGCTCTGCGAAAGCTCGCAGTACTTCGGTGGCAAGGGCAGCAACATGGTGGCGGAAATGTTACGGACGCTGTTCAGCTATCCCAAGCAGAAGGTGCTTTCGTTCGAGCACGCCGACCACCGGGTGTACGATGAGGCGCACCGCAAGGGCCGCAACATGGCACCGTGCCAATCGCTGTACGGTAACTGTCGGTTCTCGTTGCTGGAGCTCGCGCTCGGTAAATATTCGACACCGTACGGGTTTATGTGA